One segment of Carya illinoinensis cultivar Pawnee chromosome 1, C.illinoinensisPawnee_v1, whole genome shotgun sequence DNA contains the following:
- the LOC122291430 gene encoding mannose-1-phosphate guanylyltransferase 1-like isoform X2, with amino-acid sequence MLNFLKDFEAKLGIKITCSQETKPLGTAGPLALARDKLIDDSGEPFFVLNSDVISEYPLKEMIAFHKHHGGEASIMVAKVDEPSKYGVVVMEESTGEVEKFVEKPKLFVGNKINAGIYLLNPSVLDRIELRPTSIEKEVFPKIASEKKLYAMVLPGFWMDVGQPRDYITGLRLYLDSLRKKSPSKLATGSHIVGNVIVDETTKIGEGCLIGPDVAIGPGCVVESGVRLSCCTVMQGVRIKKHACISSTIIGWHSTVGQWARVENMTILGEDVHVCDEIYSNGGVVLPHKEIKSRIWKPEIVMCKLIKNPR; translated from the exons ATGTTGAACTTCTTGAAGGACTTTGAAGCAAAGCTTGGGATCAAGATCACATGCTCACAAGAGACCAAGCCACTTGGCACTGCTGGCCCTCTGGCTCTTGCTAGGGACAAGCTAATTGATGATTCTGGTGAGCCATTTTTTGTCCTTAACAGTGATGTTATCAGTGAATACCCACTTAAGGAAATGATTGCCTTCCACAAACACCATGGAGGGGAAGCTTCCATAATGGTCGCCAAG GTGGATGAGCCATCAAAATATGGTGTGGTGGTTATGGAAGAATCTACTGGTGAAGTTGAGAAATTTGTAGAAAAACCTAAACTATTTGTTGGCAACAAAATCAATGCTGGAATTTACCTGTTGAACCCCTCAGTTCTGGATAGAATTGAATTAAGGCCTACTTCAATTGAGAAAGAGGTATTTCCAAAGATTGCATCAGAGAAAAAGCTGTATGCTATGGTGCTACCAGGATTTTGGATGGATGTTGGGCAGCCGAGGGATTACATTACAGGGCTGAGACTCTACCTAGACTCATTGAGAAAGAAATCCCCATCAAAGTTGGCCACTGGCTCCCACATCGTGGGGAATGTTATAGTAGACGAGACCACCAAAATTGGTGAGGGGTGTCTGATTGGTCCTGATGTTGCAATTGGCCCTGGTTGTGTTGTTGAGTCAGGAGTTAGGCTCTCTTGCTGCACGGTAATGCAGGGAGTCCGCATCAAGAAGCATGCTTGCATTTCCAGCACTATCATTGGATGGCACTCCACAGTTGGGCAATGGGCCCGCGTGGAGAACATGACCATTCTTGGAGAAGATGTACACGTTTGTGATGAAATTTACAGTAATGGTGGTGTGGTTTTGCCCCACAAAGAGATcaaatcaagaatttggaagCCAGAGATAGTCAT GTGTAAACTTATCAAGAATCCAAGATGA
- the LOC122291430 gene encoding mannose-1-phosphate guanylyltransferase 1-like isoform X3: MLNFLKDFEAKLGIKITCSQETKPLGTAGPLALARDKLIDDSGEPFFVLNSDVISEYPLKEMIAFHKHHGGEASIMVAKVDEPSKYGVVVMEESTGEVEKFVEKPKLFVGNKINAGIYLLNPSVLDRIELRPTSIEKEVFPKIASEKKLYAMVLPGFWMDVGQPRDYITGLRLYLDSLRKKSPSKLATGSHIVGNVIVDETTKIGEGCLIGPDVAIGPGCVVESGVRLSCCTVMQGVRIKKHACISSTIIGWHSTVGQWARVENMTILGEDVHVCDEIYSNGGVVLPHKEIKSRIWKPEIVM, translated from the exons ATGTTGAACTTCTTGAAGGACTTTGAAGCAAAGCTTGGGATCAAGATCACATGCTCACAAGAGACCAAGCCACTTGGCACTGCTGGCCCTCTGGCTCTTGCTAGGGACAAGCTAATTGATGATTCTGGTGAGCCATTTTTTGTCCTTAACAGTGATGTTATCAGTGAATACCCACTTAAGGAAATGATTGCCTTCCACAAACACCATGGAGGGGAAGCTTCCATAATGGTCGCCAAG GTGGATGAGCCATCAAAATATGGTGTGGTGGTTATGGAAGAATCTACTGGTGAAGTTGAGAAATTTGTAGAAAAACCTAAACTATTTGTTGGCAACAAAATCAATGCTGGAATTTACCTGTTGAACCCCTCAGTTCTGGATAGAATTGAATTAAGGCCTACTTCAATTGAGAAAGAGGTATTTCCAAAGATTGCATCAGAGAAAAAGCTGTATGCTATGGTGCTACCAGGATTTTGGATGGATGTTGGGCAGCCGAGGGATTACATTACAGGGCTGAGACTCTACCTAGACTCATTGAGAAAGAAATCCCCATCAAAGTTGGCCACTGGCTCCCACATCGTGGGGAATGTTATAGTAGACGAGACCACCAAAATTGGTGAGGGGTGTCTGATTGGTCCTGATGTTGCAATTGGCCCTGGTTGTGTTGTTGAGTCAGGAGTTAGGCTCTCTTGCTGCACGGTAATGCAGGGAGTCCGCATCAAGAAGCATGCTTGCATTTCCAGCACTATCATTGGATGGCACTCCACAGTTGGGCAATGGGCCCGCGTGGAGAACATGACCATTCTTGGAGAAGATGTACACGTTTGTGATGAAATTTACAGTAATGGTGGTGTGGTTTTGCCCCACAAAGAGATcaaatcaagaatttggaagCCAGAGATAGTCATGTGA